TTTGGCTATCATCAAAGTGCAGCTAAAATCAAATATGCATTAAAAAAAATTGGCTTTGCTAAGATAATAGAGGTTGCTGCCGGCGCAGAAATAACAGCTGCTGCAGAAAGTGAAGAGTTAGAAGAAAAAATTGAAGCCGGTGAAACTCTACTTTCTTCTTGCTGTCCAGCTTTTAAATCAATGGTCGAAAATGAGTTTGAACAAATTTCTGATTTGATTTCTGCTACTGATTCCCCGATGGCTGTTACAGCTAAAAGAATTAAAAAAGAAGATAATGAACTGAAAACAATTTTTATTGGACCCTGTATAGCAAAAAAAGAAGAAGCTTTAGAAGATGAAAATGTTGACTATGTTCTAACATTTGAAGAGTTAGTTGCTTTATTTACTGCTTATAATATTAATTTAGCCGAATTAAAGAAAGAAGAAAAAATGAATGATGCTGGAAATTTAGGACGACAATTTGCTTTTGCTGGTGGTCTGAAAAAGTCTATTAGAAAACTTTTAGATTCTGATTATGAAAGTAAACAGGTAGATGGCCTGGCAGAATTGAAAAAGGAACTTTATTTAATTAAAGCGGGGAAAAACAATTATAGTTTTTTGGAAGGGATGGCCTGTGTTGGTGGTTGTATTGGTGGTCCTGCTACTATGATTAATCGGAATAAAGCAAAAAAAATAGTACAAGAATTTGCCGATGATGAATAGTTTTGATCATTATGTTGACACATTTTATAATTTATAATAAAATTAGATTGAGAATCATTTTCAATTTTTATATTTAACTTAGTGATAAATTTCGATATCACTAAGTATATTATACGAGGAGGAAAATAATTGCTCTATCAGGCAGAAAGTTTAAATAAACAATTTGGCAGTGAGCAAATTCTAAAAGATATTTCTTTTGAACTGGAAAAAGGAGAAATAATCACTTTTCTTGGCCCCAGCGGCTGCGGTAAATCAACACTGCTTAGAATTTTGGCTGGTTTAGAAAATTATGATAGTGGTAAAATTATTAATAATGCTTCTCATACTGCCTTTATTTTTCAGGAAGATAGACTGCTGCCTTGGTTGAATTTAAAAGATAATATAGAGCTGGTTTTAAAAGATCATCTTAATAAGCAAAAGCAAGTCGAAGAAAAAACAGCAGATGTTTTGGGAGCTGTTAATCTAGCTAAATATCATCATTATCTACCTAGGGAATTAAGTGGTGGGATGAAACAGAGAGCTGCAATAGCTAGAGCATTGGCGATTGAACCGGAACTACTTTTAATGGATGAACCTTTTGCTAATTTAGATTTTCCGCTTCGTTTAGATTTAATTAAACTTTTAAGTAGGATTTTTGCTAAAAAAAAATTGGGTGGAGTTTTTGTAACTCATGATAGCAGAGAAGCAGTTTTATTAGGGGATAAAATTATGATTATGCAGGATAATCCGGGTCGAATTGAAAGTTCTATTGAAATTACTATACCTAAAGAAGATAGATATTTAGAATCAGATGAAATTAGTCAGTATAATAAACTTTTAAATCATTATCTCTGCCGAAATATGGGAAAAGAACATATGCATCAGAGTTGTAGATTACTTGATAATATAAATTTCAGCTGTGAATCTATAATTTTTAATAAAGAACAATAATTTTGTAGATAATTATCAATTTGGGGGCTGTACAAAATGGGTTATCAGATTATAAAGAAAAGATGTTATTTTATTTTAACCATTATTTTATTTTTATTATTTGGGGCTGTTAGCGGAACATTAGCAGCAGATAATGTTCGTTTTAGTGTTTCGGCTAGTCCATCATCCTTACCTGTATTTTATATGCAGGATAATGCTGATTCTATTAATTTAGATGTATCTATCCATCGCAGCCGTAATATAGCAATTTCCAGGCTTATACAGGGTGAGGTTGAGGCAGCTCTTTTATCTACCAATGAGGCTGCTAAACTTTATAATCGTGAGATAGATGTTCAGATTTTAGGAATTCACAATTGGGGTCTTTTTTATCTTTTAAGCACTAAAAAAGAAATTAAAAGCTGGAATGATTTAAGGGGAAAGAAAATTTATGTACCTGACAAAGGTGGGCCATTGGACATAGTTTTTCAAGAGCTGGCTGCTAAAAAAAGTATAAACTTTAAAACTGAGCTTAAGATAAAAAGAGGAAAAATGCGTGAAGTTGCTCAACTGATGATTAATAACATGGCTGAGACAGCAGTTGTTAGAGAGCCTTTTGTTTCTCAGATACTCTTAAATAACAAAAATAGTAGAATAGTTTTTGATCTGCAGCAGGAATGGGAAAAAGAGTATAATTTTAGAATTGCTCAAGCTGCTTTAGTAGTCCGCAAAGATTTTGCAGAAAACAATAAAGAATTGATAAAAGAACTTGAAGCACAATATAAAAATTCAGTGGAAAAGCTTGAAAATAATAAAAATTTGGCAGCTGAGCTGGGGCAAAAATATTTTGAAATACAGCCAGAGGTCACATTAAAAGCTTACCCGTCTTTAAATTTGGAATATCAAAATATTGCTGAAGTTAAAAATGAAGTTATCTCATATTTAGAAATTTTAAAATCTTATAGTAAAGAGACAATAGGTGGGAGATTACCTGATGAAGAATTCTACTTCAGCTATTAAAAAAACCAAAGAAAAAAATCAGAACAATAAAAAGAATTCATTTTATTATACTTTAATTAGTATTTTATTAATTGCTATAGTTTGGAAAATAATTTCATTAAATTATAAACCAATCATTTTACCGGCACCAGAAAAAGCATTTTATACTGTTTATGAGATGATGCAGACTAAGTCATTTTGGATCAGTTTGGGATATTCATTTTTTAGAGTTTTTAGTGGTTATTTACTGGCAATGGTTATTGGAACAATAGTTGGTGTTGTTATAGGCCTAAATAAAAAAGCTGATAAGCTTTTGAGGCCTGCAGTTTCTATGCTGCAGACAGTACCTAATATTTCTTGGATTCTACTTGCAATTATTTGGTTTGGACTTAATTCCAAAATAGTTATCTTTACTATTTTTATTTCTTTAGTACCGATTTTTGTAATTAACAGTGCTGAAGGTATAGAAAATACATCAGAAGAATATCTTGAAATGGCAGCTGTTTATCGATTAAAACCTTTAACAATCTTTTTTAAAATTTATATTTATTCTATCAAACCATATCTTCGTTCGGCTGCGGTTATTACCAGTGAGAGAGCCTGGAAAATTGGTGCAATGGCTGAATTGCTAAGTCTTGACACAGGGATTGGAGCTGGACTTTACTGGGCACGTAATAATCTACAGACAGAAAGAATTTTTGCCTGGACCATTGTTTTGATTTTAATGGGTTTTTTAAGTTCTAAACTACTTAAATTTTTGCTTAAAAATTGATAAAAACTTATAAATGTATTATAATTGAAATGCCGGGATACCGGCATTTTTCTGTTAAATATGCAGGAAATTATTAACCTAAGCTAGAATATAGAGAGTTAGTGGAGTGGTTTAAATGAAAGTTTATCCTAATGGTGGAGTTTACATCTTAAAAATAAAATTAGAAAAAGCAAAAAGCATTGAAATTGGTGCGCTGGGGCAAAATGACTTTGCAGCAGGATATTATTTTTATGCCGGTACTGCTCAACGTAATCTTGAAGCAAGAATAAAGCGGCATTACAGCAGTGAAAAAAAATTACATTGGCATATAGATTATTTGTTAACTCAGGCAGAACTAGAAAGTGATTTTGTATTTGAGCTGCCAAGTGAGGGAGAGTGTTTTTTAGCACAAACTTTAAAAGATAATGGAGGTAGTATGCCGATCGCTGGTTTTGGAGCCAGTGATTGCAGCTGCAGCAGTCATCTAATTTACTTTTCTTTGTCAAGGGGAAAGACTGTTGTCGAAGAATTATTAAATAATAAAGATTTAGCAGCAGAATTTGATAGTTTTTAAAGAATAATAATTTGATTATAATTAAATACGAAGTTAATAAAATAAGGAAGTGATAGAGTGGAAGATAGTGAAATATTGAAAAATCTTAATCAGGCTCAAAAAAAAGCAGTTGAGCATTATAAAGGTCCAGAACTAGTTCTTGCAGGAGCTGGCAGTGGAAAAACAAGGGTATTGACCAGAAGAATAGGATATCTGATTAATCATTATGAAGTGTCTCCATATAATATTTTAGCTGTAACTTTTACTAACAAAGCAGCAAATGAGATGAAAGAAAGAGTAAAAGATATGGTGGGAGGAGTAAATCGCAGCCTCTGGGTTAGCACTTTCCACTCTTTTTGTGTGCGTATTCTGCGCCGAGAAGCAGAAAAATTGGGTTATAATAAAAACTTTGTTATTTTTGATAGTATTGATCAAAGAAAACTGGTAAAAGAAGTTTTAAAATCGAAAAATCTTGATCCCAAAAAAACAAAACCAAGATCAGTTTTAAATAAAATATCAAGTGCTAAAAATGAATTAAAAACACCAGAACAGATGAGTTCACTTTCAGGCAGCTTTTTTGATAAAACTGCTGCTGATATTTATGAAGAATATCAGAAAAGACTAAAAGAAAATAATGCCATGGATTTTGATGATTTAATCCAGCAGACTGTAAGACTTTTTGAAGAATTTCCAATGGTTTTGGAACACTATCAGGAGCGTTTTAAGTATATTTTGGTAGATGAGTATCAGGATGTAAACCATGCTCAGTATCAGCTGGTAAATTTACTGGCTGAAAGATACCGTAATGTATGTGTTGTAGGTGATCCGGACCAGGGGATTTATGGATTTAGAGGGGCAGATATTCGCAATATCTTAAACTTTGAGGATGATTACCCTGATGTTAAAACTATTCGTTTGGAACAAAATTACCGCTCTAAAGGTAATATTTTAAAAGCGGCCCAGGCAGTAATTAAAAATAATTCTTCTCGTAAAGAAAAAGAACTTTGGACAGATCAAGGTGAGGGTCCTAAACTTGAGCTTTACGAAGCAAAAGATGAGAAAGAAGAGGCTGACTTTATTTGCCGTACAGCAAAAGAGCTGACAGAAAAAGAAGATCTTACATTTGATGATCTGGCTGTTTTGTATAGAACTAATTCCCAGTCACGTGCTTTTGAAGATATGCTGATGAAGTACGGTATACCATATCAGATAGTTGGTGGAGTTCGCTTTTATGAACGAATGGAAATCAAGGATATTATGGCCTATTTGAGACTAATTTATAATCCAGCTGATGATATAAGCTTTTTAAGAATAATTAATCGGCCTAAACGCGGTATTGGTGCTGGTACTTTAGGCAAAGTTCAAGATTTTGCAGAAGCAGAAGGATTAAATTTATATGAGGCAGCTTTAAAGTCTAAAGCCAATCCAGCTTTGAGTGGGACTTATGCTAAAAGAGTACTTCATTTTACAGAAATTATCGAAGAATTAAGAGCAGAACAGGATCAAATTGCTCTGGCAAGGTTAACAGAAAAGCTTTTAGATAAAAGTGGTTATCGACATAATCTAGAAGAAGAAAAAACTTCTGAAGCTGAAAGCAGATTAGAAAATATAGAAGAATTATTTTCTGTAATCAATGAATATATGAAAAGCAGTGAGAATAATACTCTGGCAGGTTTTTTAGAAGAGGTTACTCTAATGGCAGATATTGATTCGATGGATGAAGAACAGAGTGTTTTAACATTGATGACAATTCATTCTGCTAAGGGCCTAGAATTTCCGGTAGTTTTTTTAGTCGGGATGGAAGATGGTATCTTCCCTCATTCCAACTCAATGTTTGAACAAAAAGGCATGGAAGAAGAAAGACGTCTCTGCTATGTTGGAATGACAAGGGCTGAAGAAAGATTATATTTAAGCAGGGCTCAGGTCAGACTGCGTTTTGGAGAAAGAAAAATGAACCCTCCTTCTCAGTTTATAGATGAAATACCGGTAGAACTTTTGGCTGGAGCAGCAGATACGCGTTCTGATATGGCAAAAGAAGAATCTATGATTAATGATGATAATTCTGGAACTGACTATGCTATAGGTCAAAAAATTGTTCATCCCCGCTGGGGAATAGGAATTGTTCTTTCAATTAGAGGGGATAATAATCCAGAACTAAAAATTGCATTTGAAGAAGGTAAAACTAGAAATTTATTAGCAGAATTTGCTCCAATTCAGAAAGTATAGGTAGGTGTAAAGATGGCAAAATTAAACAGAGAAAAAGCTGAAAAGAAAATAAAAGCTTTAAGAGAAAAAATAAGAGAACATGAATATAAATATTTTGTTTTAGATGATCCTTCAATTTCAGATGCTGAATTTGATCAGATGATGCAGAAATTAATTAAATTAGAAGCAGATTTTCCAGAATTAATAACTGAAGATTCTCCTACCCAACGGGTTGGAGGAGAAGTTTTAGATGAATTTAAAAAAGTTGAACACTCAGCTACAATGCTTAGTTTAGATAATGCTTTTGATAAAAGAGATTTAAGAGATTTTGATAATAGAGTCCAAAAAAACCTTAATGGTGAAGATTATCAATATGTTGTTGAACACAAGATTGATGGTCTTTCTGCAGTAATGCGTTACAATAATGGGAGTTTTGAACTGGGAGCTACTCGTGGAAACGGAGAAGTGGGTGAAGATATCACCAAAAATATGAAGACAATTCGCTCTCTCCCCTTAAAAATTGAAGAAAAAGCAGAAATGGAACTCAGAGGAGAAATTTATTTAGCAAAAAGTGAATTTCAGCGTTTAAATGAAGAAAGATTAGAAAATGATGAATCTCCCTTTGCTAATCCCAGGAATGCAGCTGCAGGTTCAGTTAGACAATTAGATAGTAAAATTGCAGCTCAGCGCAGTTTATCTATTTTAATCTATGACCTTATTTCCCATTCAGAAAGAGAGTTTGAAACTCATCTTGAAGTTTTTTCTTATTTAAGAGAACAGGGTTTTAAGGTTAATTGGCATCAATCTGCTGCTGATATAGAAGCTGTTATAGAAATCTGTGAAAAGTGGCAGGAAGAAAGAGAAGGCCTTGATTTTGAAATTGATGGTTTGGTGATTAAAATAAATAATTTAGCTTTAAGAGAAAAATTAGGATCAACAGCAAGATCACCACGTTGGGCTATAGCCTATAAATTTCCAGCACAGCAGAAGACAACAAAAATAAAAGATATAGAAATTTCTCTTGGACGTACTGGAGCTCTGACTCCAACTGCTATTTTAGAGCCTGTAGAACTTGCGGGATCAACTGTCAGCAGAGCTACTCTCCACAATGAAGATGAAATAAAAAGAAAAGATATTCGTGTTGGAGATACTGTATTGGTGCAGAAGGCAGGAGATATTATACCTGAGGTTATAAAAGTGATTAAAGAAGATCGTGATGGCTCTGAAAAAGAGTTTAAGATGCCTGAAAATTGTCCTGTCTGCGGCAGTGAGGTAATTAGACCTGAGGGAGAAGCGGTTAGCCGTTGTACTAATATCAGCTGTCCTGCTCAGCGAAAGGAAAGTATTCTTCATTTTGTATCAAGAGATGCTATGAATATTGATGGAGTCGGGCCAGCTTTAATTGAGCAGCTGCTTAACAACAATTTGATTGAAGACTATGCTGATTTATATTTTCTCAAACAAAGTCACCTTAAAGATTTAGAGCGAATGGGAGAAAAGTCTTCACAAAATGTGATAGAAGCAATTGAAGCAAGTAAAGAGCGAGAATTTTTAAGAGTTCTTTATGCCTTAGGTATTAGACATGTTGGAATTGGAGCAGCTAGAATTTTGGCTAAAAACTTTGATTCAATTGAACAAATTAAAGAGGCTACAGCTGAAGAACTGGAAGATATTGATGAAATTGGACCTGTAATAGCAGAAAGTATTGTTGGTTTTTTTCAGGAAAGACATAATAGGGATCTTCTAAGTCGATTAAAACAGGCCGGAATAAGGCTGGAAAAAGAAAATACTGCTGAAAATGAAAAATTTTTAAATGGCCAAAAGTTTGTCTTTACAGGCTCACTTAATAATTACACTCGTTCTGAAGTTAAAGACCTGGTAGAAAAAGCAGGAGGAAGAGCTGTTTCTTCAGTTAGTTCAAAAACAGATTATCTGGTAATTGGAGATAACCCAGGTTCTAAATATGATAAAGCTAAACAATTAGGTGTAGAAATTTTAAGTGAAGCTGAATTCAAAGAAATGATTGAAAAAAAATAATTATCCTAAAGTGAGGAGGAAATTTAAATGATTGATAAAAAAGATGTAGAGTATGCAGCAGATCTAGCAAAGCTTAAACTTGATGAAGATGAAAAAGAAAAATATACAGAGCAAATTGGAGATATTTTAAATTATGTCGATAAGTTAAGTGAACTGGATACAGATGATGTAGTACCGACCGCATATACCGTACCGATGAAAAATGTATTGCGTAAAGATGAGGTCAAAGAATCACTACCTAGAGAAAAATCTCTGGCAAATGCGCCAGATGAAAAAGACGGACAGTTTAGAGCACCCAAAATCATGTCAGATTAAGCAGCTAAGGAGGTAAGATAATCAGATGAATATTTATGATCTAACAATTCACGAATTAAAAGCAAAAATTGCTGCGGGAGAATTGACTCCAGCAGAAATAAAAGAGGCATATAAGGATAGAATAAATCAAGTAGAAAATAAAGTAAAGTCCTATATTACTGTAACTGATAAGTTGGCAGATGAACAACTTAAAGAATATGAAAATAAAAAAGAAGAGATCTTGGCTGGGATTCCAATTGCAGTCAAAGATAATATGTCAACAGATGGAATTAAAACCAGTTGTGGCTCGAAAATGTTGGAAAATTATAACCCACCATATGATGCAACAGTTGTTGAAAAATTAAATGAAGCTGGGGCAGTTATTATGGGTAAAACTAATATGGACGAGTTTGCTATGGGATCTTCCACAGAAAACTCAGCCTTTTTTAATACTCATAATCCCTGGAATTTAAATCATGCGCCCGGTGGCTCGAGTGGAGGTTCAGCAGCAGCAGTTGCTGCAGGAGAGTGTGCAGCAGCATTAGGGTCTGATACAGGTGGGTCAATTAGACAGCCTGCATCTTACTGTGGTGTAGTTGGTTTAAAGCCTACCTACGGCATGGTTTCCCGCTATGGACTGGTTGCTTTTGCTTCTTCTTTAGATCAGATTGGTCCAATTACCAAAGATGTTGAAGATAGCGCAATTTTGATGAATGTAATTGCCGGTCATGATCCAAAGGATTCAACTTCTATAAAAGGAAAAAAAGAAGATTATACTGACTATCTGAAAGAAGATGTTAGCGGTATGAAAATTGGTATTCCGGAAGAGTATTTCAATTTAGATTTTGATCAGGAAGTTAAAGATAGTGTAATGGCAGCTGTCGATAAGCTTAAGGAGGCAGGAGCTGAAGTAGAGACAGTACATATGACAGATGCGTCCTATGCACTGGCAGCTTATTATGTAATTGCACCAGCAGAGGCAAGTTCTAATTTAGCCCGTTATGATGGGGTTCGTTATGGATTACGCAGTGAACAGGCAGCTGATGTCAGTGAGATGTTTACTAATACCCGTCATGAAGGCTTTGGAGATGAGGTTAAAAGAAGAATTATGATTGGAACTTATGCTTTAAGTTCTGGTTATTATGATGCTTATTATCTTAAAGCTCAAAAGGTAAGAACCTTAATTAAAAATGATTTTGATCGTATCTTCAACGATTATGATTTAATTATTACACCAACTGCTCCAACTACAGCAATGGAACTTAATTCTAAAAAGGATCCTTTGGAAATGTATTATTCTGATATTTTCACAGTGCCAATAAATATTGCTGGTGTACCTGCAATGTCTATTCCCTGTGGTTTTGATAGTAATCAGATGCCAATTGGTCTGCAGTTAATTGGACCTCATTTTGGTGAAGGAAAAATTATTCAAGCAGCCTATACTTTAGAAAAATTATTAAATATCAAAGATAAGAAAGCAGAATTATAAATTATTGAGAGAGGTGAAAAAATGTCCACTAAATATGAAACAGTCATTGGACTTGAAGTCCATGTACAGTTAGACACAGATTCGAAAATCTTTTGTGGCTGCAGTACAGAATTTGGTAAAGAGCCAAATGAAAATACATGTCCGGTCTGTCTTGGATTACCAGGAACACTTCCGGTTTTAAATAAAAAAGTAGTTGATTATGCAATTATGGCTGGGCTAGCTCTAAATTGTGAGATAGCAGAATACTCTAAGTTTGATCGTAAAAATTATTTCTATCCTGACTTACCTAAAGCCTATCAGATTTCTCAGTTTGATCTGCCTGTTGCAGAACATGGAAATATTGAAATTGAAACTGAGGCGGGGCTCTTTAATATAGGAGTAACTAGAGTTCACTTAGAGGAAGATGCAGGCAAATTGATCCATGAGGGAAGTATTGATAATTCAAAAGGTAGTTTAGTAGATTATAATAGAACTGGAGTACCTTTGATTGAGATTGTTAGTGAACCGGATATGAGAACTCCAGCTCAGGCAAAAGCTTATTTAACTGAGCTAAAAATGATTATGGAGTATCTTGATGTTTCTGACTGTAACATGGAAGAGGGTTCACTGCGCTGTGATGCCAATGTTTCACTACGTCCGGTAGGACAAAAAGAGTTTGGTACCAGAGCAGAGCTTAAAAATATGAACTCCTTTAGTGCTGTAGAAAAAGGTTTAGAATATGAAGTTAAAAGACAGCGCGAAATCCTCGAAGAAGGAGGAAAAGTTGTTCAGGAGACAAGAACCTGGGATGAATCTTTAAATAAAACAATTTCTATGCGGGGTAAAGAAGCAGCTCATGATTATCGCTATTTCCCTGAGCCAGATTTAGTTCCTTTAGAAATTGATGAAGCCTGGAAAGAAGAAATCAGACAGCAGATTCCAGAACTTCCTCGTGAAAAATATAAGCGTTTTATAGCTGAATTAGGACTGCCAGAATATGACGCTGGTGTTTTAACGGGTGATAAAGATCTTGCTGTTTTCTTTGAAGAAGTACTGAAAGATTACGATGACCCTAAAAACTTGAGTAACTGGATGATGGGAGAATTTTTAAGGTTATTAAATGAAAATAGTCAGTCTCCATTTGAAACTGGGGTAAGCCCGATTAATTTAGCGAAAATGCTAAAAATGATAGATGAAGATATTATTAGTGGTAAGATTGCTAAAGAAGTCTTTGAAAAAATGTACAAAAGCGGTAATGATCCGGAAACTATTGTTGAAGAGGAAGGCTTAAAACAGATTAGTGATCAGGATGAGCTGGAAAATATCGTTGATGGCATTATTGAGGATAATCCAGATGCAGTTGAAGATGTTAAGAATGGTAAAGATAGAGCAATCGGATTTTTAGTAGGTCAGGTAATGAAAGAAACAAGAGGTAAAGCAAACCCTGGTCTGGTAAATCAAATGCTTAGAAACAAATTAATGGATTAAAAAAATTAAATAGAATTAAATCAAAAAGAATTAACTTAATTATTAGCTGGCTTCCAGCTATTTAAAATCTGGAAGCCAGTAAAAATTAAAGCTGAATTAATAGTAATTATTTTGAAGGGTGATTTTTTTGAATATTAAAAATATAAAAGAAAAAATAAAAAATAGAATACCTGGACCAACACGAATTCAGCATTATTTTTCAGTTTTAGTTCCTTTGATAGAAATTAATGGAGAAACACATTTAATTTATGAACTAAGATCGCAAAATCTAAAATCACAACCGGGAGAAATTTCTTTTCCAGGCGGAAGGGTAGAAAGAGGTGAAGAATTTTCGCAGGCAGCAGTCAGAGAATGTAGTGAGGAACTTTTAATTCCAGAATCAAAAATTGAGTTAATTGGCGAAACTGATTATTTGATAACTCCCTTTAATTTTTTGATTTATGCCTTTGTTGGAGAAATTAAAGTTGATACAATTAAAGAAATAAAGGTTAATAACTATGAGGTTGAAGAAATTTTTACAGTTCCTCTCGAATTTTTTCTTGAGCATGAAGCTGAAAAATATGCGGCTGTTTTAAAAAGCGAATTTGATCAAGATTTTCCCTATCATCTTTTACCACAGGGGGAAAAATATAATCCACGTCAGGGAGATTATCAAATCTATTTTTATCGTTACCAGAATCGAGTTATTTGGGGGATTACAGCAGAAATAACTAAATCTTTTATTGATATTTTAAAACATTGACTTGTTTTTTCATTTGTATAAATAAGGTGTTTTGTCTTCAATATTATAAATAATCAGGGAGTAATTAATATAATTAGAGGCAAAGGGGTTGAATAATTATGAATCAATTAATTTTTGCAGCCAGCTGGTCACCATATCTTATTGGAACCCTAATAGGTATTTTAAGTTGGGTTTCTTTTATAGTTTCTAAGAAACCTTTAGGTACTTCTACTTCCTATGCTCGGGCTTCAGCTAGATTGGGATCTATTTGTTGTGGAGATGCTGTTTTGGATTGGAAATATTATCAAAAATATAAACCTGAACTTGAATGGCAGTCGATGTTGGTGATAGGTATTGTAATTGGTAGTTTTATTTCAGCTATTATTTCTGGAGAATTTAATCTAACTTTTATACCGGCAACTGAATTTGAGTCAATCTTAAACCAGAATGTACTGGGGAGGATATTTTCTGCTTTTACTGGTGGAATTTTGTTGGGGTTTGGGGCTCGCTTAGCAGGTGGATGTACCAGCGGTCATGGTATAAGTGGAGCCTTTCAACTTAGTATTGCCAGCTGGATAAGTTTGATTTCGTTTTTCGTTGGTGGCGCTGCAGCTGCATTTTTAATTCTTTAATTAGGGCAGGTGAATATAAATGGAAAGCAAAACTAGATTACTGAAAGGTCTGGGTACAGGAATTATTTTTGGTTTTTTACTCCAGCGTGGTGGAGTGACAG
Above is a window of Halanaerobium saccharolyticum subsp. saccharolyticum DSM 6643 DNA encoding:
- a CDS encoding ABC transporter ATP-binding protein produces the protein MLYQAESLNKQFGSEQILKDISFELEKGEIITFLGPSGCGKSTLLRILAGLENYDSGKIINNASHTAFIFQEDRLLPWLNLKDNIELVLKDHLNKQKQVEEKTADVLGAVNLAKYHHYLPRELSGGMKQRAAIARALAIEPELLLMDEPFANLDFPLRLDLIKLLSRIFAKKKLGGVFVTHDSREAVLLGDKIMIMQDNPGRIESSIEITIPKEDRYLESDEISQYNKLLNHYLCRNMGKEHMHQSCRLLDNINFSCESIIFNKEQ
- a CDS encoding ABC transporter substrate-binding protein, producing MGYQIIKKRCYFILTIILFLLFGAVSGTLAADNVRFSVSASPSSLPVFYMQDNADSINLDVSIHRSRNIAISRLIQGEVEAALLSTNEAAKLYNREIDVQILGIHNWGLFYLLSTKKEIKSWNDLRGKKIYVPDKGGPLDIVFQELAAKKSINFKTELKIKRGKMREVAQLMINNMAETAVVREPFVSQILLNNKNSRIVFDLQQEWEKEYNFRIAQAALVVRKDFAENNKELIKELEAQYKNSVEKLENNKNLAAELGQKYFEIQPEVTLKAYPSLNLEYQNIAEVKNEVISYLEILKSYSKETIGGRLPDEEFYFSY
- a CDS encoding ABC transporter permease, which translates into the protein MKNSTSAIKKTKEKNQNNKKNSFYYTLISILLIAIVWKIISLNYKPIILPAPEKAFYTVYEMMQTKSFWISLGYSFFRVFSGYLLAMVIGTIVGVVIGLNKKADKLLRPAVSMLQTVPNISWILLAIIWFGLNSKIVIFTIFISLVPIFVINSAEGIENTSEEYLEMAAVYRLKPLTIFFKIYIYSIKPYLRSAAVITSERAWKIGAMAELLSLDTGIGAGLYWARNNLQTERIFAWTIVLILMGFLSSKLLKFLLKN
- a CDS encoding GIY-YIG nuclease family protein, producing MKVYPNGGVYILKIKLEKAKSIEIGALGQNDFAAGYYFYAGTAQRNLEARIKRHYSSEKKLHWHIDYLLTQAELESDFVFELPSEGECFLAQTLKDNGGSMPIAGFGASDCSCSSHLIYFSLSRGKTVVEELLNNKDLAAEFDSF
- the pcrA gene encoding DNA helicase PcrA, encoding MEDSEILKNLNQAQKKAVEHYKGPELVLAGAGSGKTRVLTRRIGYLINHYEVSPYNILAVTFTNKAANEMKERVKDMVGGVNRSLWVSTFHSFCVRILRREAEKLGYNKNFVIFDSIDQRKLVKEVLKSKNLDPKKTKPRSVLNKISSAKNELKTPEQMSSLSGSFFDKTAADIYEEYQKRLKENNAMDFDDLIQQTVRLFEEFPMVLEHYQERFKYILVDEYQDVNHAQYQLVNLLAERYRNVCVVGDPDQGIYGFRGADIRNILNFEDDYPDVKTIRLEQNYRSKGNILKAAQAVIKNNSSRKEKELWTDQGEGPKLELYEAKDEKEEADFICRTAKELTEKEDLTFDDLAVLYRTNSQSRAFEDMLMKYGIPYQIVGGVRFYERMEIKDIMAYLRLIYNPADDISFLRIINRPKRGIGAGTLGKVQDFAEAEGLNLYEAALKSKANPALSGTYAKRVLHFTEIIEELRAEQDQIALARLTEKLLDKSGYRHNLEEEKTSEAESRLENIEELFSVINEYMKSSENNTLAGFLEEVTLMADIDSMDEEQSVLTLMTIHSAKGLEFPVVFLVGMEDGIFPHSNSMFEQKGMEEERRLCYVGMTRAEERLYLSRAQVRLRFGERKMNPPSQFIDEIPVELLAGAADTRSDMAKEESMINDDNSGTDYAIGQKIVHPRWGIGIVLSIRGDNNPELKIAFEEGKTRNLLAEFAPIQKV
- the ligA gene encoding NAD-dependent DNA ligase LigA — protein: MAKLNREKAEKKIKALREKIREHEYKYFVLDDPSISDAEFDQMMQKLIKLEADFPELITEDSPTQRVGGEVLDEFKKVEHSATMLSLDNAFDKRDLRDFDNRVQKNLNGEDYQYVVEHKIDGLSAVMRYNNGSFELGATRGNGEVGEDITKNMKTIRSLPLKIEEKAEMELRGEIYLAKSEFQRLNEERLENDESPFANPRNAAAGSVRQLDSKIAAQRSLSILIYDLISHSEREFETHLEVFSYLREQGFKVNWHQSAADIEAVIEICEKWQEEREGLDFEIDGLVIKINNLALREKLGSTARSPRWAIAYKFPAQQKTTKIKDIEISLGRTGALTPTAILEPVELAGSTVSRATLHNEDEIKRKDIRVGDTVLVQKAGDIIPEVIKVIKEDRDGSEKEFKMPENCPVCGSEVIRPEGEAVSRCTNISCPAQRKESILHFVSRDAMNIDGVGPALIEQLLNNNLIEDYADLYFLKQSHLKDLERMGEKSSQNVIEAIEASKEREFLRVLYALGIRHVGIGAARILAKNFDSIEQIKEATAEELEDIDEIGPVIAESIVGFFQERHNRDLLSRLKQAGIRLEKENTAENEKFLNGQKFVFTGSLNNYTRSEVKDLVEKAGGRAVSSVSSKTDYLVIGDNPGSKYDKAKQLGVEILSEAEFKEMIEKK
- the gatC gene encoding Asp-tRNA(Asn)/Glu-tRNA(Gln) amidotransferase subunit GatC, which codes for MIDKKDVEYAADLAKLKLDEDEKEKYTEQIGDILNYVDKLSELDTDDVVPTAYTVPMKNVLRKDEVKESLPREKSLANAPDEKDGQFRAPKIMSD